In one window of Kitasatospora sp. MMS16-BH015 DNA:
- a CDS encoding phosphocholine-specific phospholipase C: MTELNRRRFLQLAGATAAFSTLSTSIARAAAIAPQGTTGTIQDVQHIVVLMQENRSFDHYFGSMRGVRGFGDPRPVTLPSGKSVWHQVDSGKKEVLPFRPQVNDLGLQFIQDLNHDWGGTHKAFANGKYDQWIPAKTATSMAYLTRDDIPFHYALADAFTICDAYHCSLLGPTDPNRYYMWTGYVGNDGTGGGPVIDNAEAGYSWTTYPERLQAAGVSWKVYQDIGDGLDAAHGWGWISDAYRGTYGDNSLLYFDNYRNAKPGDPLYDRARTGTDAAAGQGYFDVLKADVAAGTLPQVSWIVAPEAFSEHPNWPANYGAWYVSQVLDALTANPDVWAKTALFITYDENDGFFDHVVPPFPPSGAAQGKSTLPTTADYYPGSTSYAAGPYGLGPRVPMIVVSPWSTGGFTCSETFDHTSIIRFMERRFGVGEPNISPWRRAVCGDLTSAFDFTSSDAGSVTLPATAGYAPPDRGRHPDYVPVPPATGTMPRQEAGWKYTRPLKYAPYVDGSANTGTGRYTLAFSAGAAAGGQFLVTAPNRTDGPWTYTAEAGKSISDSWNSGYSAHVTDLTVYGPNGFLRRFRNPGTTAGPELTARHNAGTGGLDLTFTNPAGATAVLTVTDSYTGTSQKVTVGRGATVLRSLDLSGSDNWYDVTVTSNLTTDFVRRLAGHVETGATGYSDPGIATA, encoded by the coding sequence ATGACAGAGCTGAACCGGCGTCGCTTCCTCCAACTGGCCGGCGCCACGGCCGCGTTCTCCACCCTCTCCACCAGCATCGCGCGCGCCGCCGCGATCGCCCCGCAGGGCACCACCGGCACCATCCAGGACGTCCAGCACATCGTGGTCCTGATGCAGGAGAACCGCTCCTTCGACCACTACTTCGGCTCCATGCGGGGGGTGCGCGGCTTCGGCGACCCCCGGCCGGTCACGCTGCCCAGCGGGAAGTCGGTCTGGCACCAGGTCGACAGCGGGAAGAAGGAGGTGCTGCCGTTCCGCCCGCAGGTCAACGACCTGGGCCTGCAGTTCATCCAGGACCTCAACCACGACTGGGGTGGCACCCACAAGGCCTTCGCCAACGGCAAGTACGACCAGTGGATACCGGCCAAGACCGCCACCTCGATGGCCTACCTGACCCGGGACGACATCCCGTTCCACTACGCGCTGGCCGACGCCTTCACCATCTGCGACGCCTACCACTGCTCGCTGCTCGGCCCGACCGACCCGAACCGCTACTACATGTGGACCGGCTACGTCGGCAACGACGGCACCGGCGGCGGCCCGGTGATCGACAACGCCGAGGCCGGCTACTCCTGGACCACCTACCCGGAGCGGCTGCAGGCCGCCGGCGTCTCCTGGAAGGTCTACCAGGACATCGGGGACGGGCTCGACGCGGCGCACGGCTGGGGCTGGATCAGCGACGCCTACCGCGGCACCTACGGCGACAACTCGCTGCTGTACTTCGACAACTACCGCAACGCCAAGCCCGGCGACCCGCTCTACGACCGGGCCCGCACCGGCACCGACGCGGCGGCCGGCCAGGGCTACTTCGACGTGCTGAAGGCGGACGTGGCGGCCGGCACGCTGCCGCAGGTCTCCTGGATCGTCGCCCCCGAGGCCTTCAGCGAGCACCCCAACTGGCCCGCCAACTACGGCGCTTGGTATGTCTCCCAGGTGCTGGACGCACTGACCGCCAACCCCGACGTGTGGGCGAAGACGGCGCTGTTCATCACCTACGACGAGAACGACGGCTTCTTCGACCACGTCGTCCCGCCGTTCCCGCCGTCCGGCGCCGCGCAGGGCAAGTCGACACTGCCGACCACCGCCGACTACTACCCGGGCAGCACCAGCTACGCCGCCGGGCCGTACGGCCTCGGGCCGCGGGTGCCGATGATCGTGGTCTCGCCGTGGAGCACCGGCGGCTTCACCTGCTCGGAGACCTTCGACCACACCTCGATCATCCGCTTCATGGAGCGCCGCTTCGGCGTGGGCGAGCCGAACATCTCGCCCTGGCGGCGGGCGGTCTGCGGCGACCTCACCTCGGCCTTCGACTTCACCAGCTCCGACGCCGGCAGCGTGACCCTGCCCGCCACTGCCGGGTACGCGCCCCCGGACCGGGGTCGGCACCCGGACTACGTGCCCGTGCCGCCCGCCACCGGCACGATGCCCAGGCAGGAGGCGGGCTGGAAGTACACCCGCCCGCTCAAGTACGCGCCGTACGTGGACGGTTCGGCGAACACCGGCACCGGCAGGTACACCCTCGCCTTCAGCGCGGGTGCGGCGGCCGGCGGCCAGTTCCTGGTCACCGCGCCCAACCGGACCGACGGGCCGTGGACGTACACCGCCGAGGCGGGCAAGAGCATCTCGGACTCCTGGAACTCCGGCTACTCCGCCCACGTCACCGACCTCACGGTGTACGGCCCCAACGGCTTCCTGCGCCGGTTCCGCAACCCCGGTACGACGGCCGGGCCCGAGCTGACCGCCCGGCACAACGCGGGGACGGGCGGCCTGGACCTGACCTTCACCAACCCGGCCGGGGCCACCGCCGTGCTCACCGTCACCGACTCCTACACCGGCACCTCGCAGAAGGTCACCGTCGGCCGGGGTGCCACCGTGCTCCGCAGTCTCGACCTGAGCGGCAGCGACAACTGGTACGACGTCACGGTCACCTCGAACCTGACCACCGACTTCGTCCGCCGGCTGGCCGGCCACGTCGAGACCGGCGCCACCGGTTACAGCGACCCGGGGATCGCCACCGCCTGA
- a CDS encoding lactate utilization protein C: MSSREAILARIRSALADVPADETPEDVPVPRAYRRSHLAPAEDRTAVFSERVADYRATVTRTDPAGLPATIAARLTARGAERLALPAGFPLELLPAGPWEWHPEPLDTAALDGLDGTITLAAVGIAVTGTIVLDTGPGQGRRALTLVPDYHLCVIRSEQIAEDLPDALARLDPARPLTFVSGPSATSDIELDRVEGVHGPRTLDVVLVTPEQP; the protein is encoded by the coding sequence ATGAGCAGCCGCGAGGCGATCCTGGCCCGCATCCGCTCGGCCCTGGCCGACGTGCCCGCCGACGAGACCCCCGAGGACGTACCGGTCCCCCGCGCGTACCGCCGCTCGCACCTGGCCCCCGCCGAGGACCGGACCGCCGTCTTCTCCGAACGGGTCGCCGACTACCGCGCCACCGTCACCCGCACCGACCCCGCCGGCCTGCCCGCCACGATCGCCGCCCGCCTCACCGCCCGCGGCGCCGAGCGGCTCGCGCTGCCCGCCGGCTTCCCCCTCGAACTCCTCCCGGCCGGCCCCTGGGAGTGGCACCCCGAACCGCTGGACACCGCCGCCCTGGACGGCCTGGACGGCACGATCACCCTCGCGGCCGTCGGCATCGCCGTCACCGGCACCATTGTCCTGGACACCGGCCCGGGTCAGGGCCGCCGCGCGCTGACCCTCGTCCCGGACTACCACCTGTGCGTGATCCGGTCCGAGCAGATCGCCGAAGACCTCCCCGACGCCCTCGCCCGCCTCGACCCCGCCCGCCCGCTCACCTTCGTCTCCGGCCCCTCCGCCACCAGCGACATCGAGCTCGACCGCGTCGAGGGCGTCCACGGCCCGCGCACCCTGGACGTCGTCCTCGTCACCCCGGAGCAGCCGTGA
- a CDS encoding aldo/keto reductase has protein sequence MTTRRLGRSTVRVGPLALGAAPLGNLFTPVDDTRAAQTVHAAWAAGVRHFDTAPHYGLGLSERRLGAALRELPRAEYVLSTKVGRLLEPLPRVRGDDLADGFAVPATHRRRWDFSADGVLRSIEASLERLGLDRIDLAYLHDPDDHAEQALTAAYPALERLRAEGVLGAIGIGMNQAELPARFVRETDLDVVLLAGRYSLLDQRGLAELLPLAAERGVSVVIGGVFNSGLLADPRPEATFDYTTAPAELLARARELQRVCAAHGVPLRAAALRFPFGHPAVAAVLVGARSPAEAADAGDMIDLPVPDALWADLKERKLLPDQVPTPKEAD, from the coding sequence GTGACCACCCGCCGGCTGGGGCGCAGCACGGTACGGGTCGGTCCGCTCGCCCTCGGCGCCGCCCCGCTCGGCAACCTCTTCACCCCGGTCGACGACACCCGGGCCGCCCAGACGGTGCACGCCGCCTGGGCGGCGGGCGTCCGGCACTTCGACACCGCCCCGCACTACGGCCTGGGCCTCTCCGAGCGGCGGCTCGGGGCCGCCCTCCGCGAGCTGCCCCGGGCGGAGTACGTGCTCTCCACCAAGGTCGGCCGCCTGCTCGAACCGCTCCCCCGGGTGCGGGGCGACGACCTGGCCGACGGCTTCGCCGTCCCGGCCACCCACCGGCGGCGCTGGGACTTCTCCGCCGACGGCGTGCTCCGCTCGATCGAGGCCAGCCTGGAGCGGCTCGGCCTGGACCGGATCGACCTCGCCTACCTGCACGACCCGGACGACCACGCCGAGCAGGCCCTCACCGCCGCCTACCCCGCACTGGAGCGGCTGCGGGCGGAGGGCGTGCTCGGGGCGATCGGGATCGGCATGAACCAGGCCGAACTGCCGGCCCGGTTCGTCCGGGAGACCGACCTGGACGTGGTCCTGCTGGCCGGCCGCTACAGCCTGCTCGACCAGCGCGGGCTGGCCGAACTGCTGCCACTGGCGGCCGAGCGGGGTGTCTCCGTGGTGATCGGCGGGGTCTTCAACTCCGGCCTGCTCGCCGACCCCCGCCCCGAGGCCACCTTCGACTACACCACCGCTCCCGCCGAACTCCTCGCTCGTGCACGGGAGTTGCAGCGGGTCTGCGCAGCGCACGGCGTGCCGCTGCGCGCGGCCGCGCTCCGCTTCCCGTTCGGCCACCCGGCGGTGGCCGCCGTGCTGGTCGGCGCCCGCAGCCCGGCGGAGGCCGCCGACGCGGGTGACATGATCGACCTACCCGTCCCCGACGCACTGTGGGCCGACCTGAAGGAGCGTAAGTTGCTCCCCGATCAGGTCCCCACTCCGAAGGAGGCCGACTGA
- a CDS encoding extracellular solute-binding protein, giving the protein MNRRVLTTLAAAVAAALVAAGWAYHEQQADPLPDATLTLVAADYGSGGTNPSQAYWEALAAAFHQEHPGITVRVRTYGWNDIAGQLDGMVAAKAYPDIVEGPRVDSWAKQGLLYPVDQIGGDGAVEMRLPHSLLAATGEGTTSFALPFVSSSRAFLINDRLWQQAGLPMTGGKAVAPRTWAEVEEAARRMKAAGVPVPLGLPLGPEEAQGELFMWEMGNLGGYTDSTGSWTVNSPQNKATLTQLKHWVDEGLTEPAPASVDRTALFTEFAAGRVGMLDGAPVQLSGIASGHLDVTWAPLPTAQDGQASRALGVADWLSAFKAGGHRAQIEAFLAFAYRKQWQVRFGAEYDLLPVTIDALDQLRTDRPELNPFVDALNTARFMPTDLTGWSAVSHAIQTRAGRLLDDPQALDQVQQIAIRGGS; this is encoded by the coding sequence ATGAACAGACGTGTGCTGACCACCCTGGCGGCGGCCGTCGCCGCAGCGCTCGTGGCGGCCGGCTGGGCCTACCACGAGCAGCAGGCCGACCCGCTGCCGGACGCCACCCTCACCCTGGTCGCCGCCGACTACGGCAGCGGCGGCACCAACCCGAGCCAGGCCTACTGGGAGGCCCTGGCCGCCGCCTTCCACCAGGAGCACCCCGGCATCACCGTCCGGGTCCGCACCTACGGCTGGAACGACATCGCCGGCCAACTCGACGGGATGGTGGCCGCCAAGGCCTACCCGGACATCGTCGAGGGCCCCCGGGTGGACAGTTGGGCGAAGCAGGGCCTGCTCTACCCCGTCGACCAGATCGGCGGGGACGGCGCGGTGGAGATGCGGCTCCCGCACTCGCTGCTGGCCGCCACCGGCGAGGGCACCACCTCCTTCGCGCTCCCGTTCGTCTCCTCCTCCCGGGCCTTCCTGATCAACGACCGGCTCTGGCAGCAGGCCGGCCTGCCGATGACCGGCGGCAAGGCCGTGGCCCCCCGGACCTGGGCGGAGGTCGAGGAGGCGGCGCGCCGGATGAAGGCCGCCGGCGTCCCGGTGCCGCTCGGCCTCCCGCTCGGCCCGGAGGAGGCCCAGGGCGAGCTCTTCATGTGGGAGATGGGCAACCTCGGCGGCTACACCGACTCCACCGGGTCCTGGACGGTGAACTCCCCCCAGAACAAGGCCACCTTGACCCAACTCAAGCACTGGGTGGACGAGGGCCTGACCGAGCCCGCCCCGGCCTCGGTGGACCGCACGGCCCTCTTCACCGAGTTCGCGGCGGGCCGGGTCGGCATGCTCGACGGCGCCCCCGTCCAGCTCTCCGGCATCGCGAGCGGCCACCTCGACGTCACCTGGGCACCGCTGCCCACCGCCCAGGACGGCCAGGCCTCCCGGGCCCTCGGCGTGGCCGACTGGCTCTCGGCCTTCAAGGCCGGCGGGCACCGGGCCCAGATCGAGGCCTTCCTGGCCTTCGCCTACCGCAAGCAGTGGCAGGTGCGGTTCGGCGCGGAGTACGACCTGCTCCCGGTGACCATCGACGCGCTCGACCAACTCCGGACCGACCGACCGGAGTTGAACCCCTTCGTCGACGCCCTCAACACCGCCCGCTTCATGCCCACCGACCTGACCGGCTGGAGCGCGGTCTCCCATGCGATCCAGACCAGGGCCGGCCGGCTGCTCGACGACCCGCAGGCCCTGGACCAGGTGCAGCAGATCGCCATCCGGGGCGGCAGCTGA
- a CDS encoding SDR family NAD(P)-dependent oxidoreductase encodes MTGREFDGRTALVTGGASGIGLATALLLAERGARVAVLDLAPQVPAPIRGFTVDLTDDAAVRAAVTAAAEALGGLDILVNNAGIGATGTVEDNPDAQWHAVLDVNLLGTVRATRAALPHLRRSVLSRPGRTAAIVNTCSIAATTGLPQRALYSASKGALLALTLAMAADHVREGIRVNCVNPGTVDTPWVGRLLDAAEDPAAERAALNARQPTGRLVTAEEVAAAIAYLASPAAASVTGTALAVDGGMAGLRLRPAGAS; translated from the coding sequence ATGACCGGCAGGGAGTTCGACGGCCGCACCGCCCTGGTCACCGGCGGCGCCTCCGGCATCGGCCTGGCCACCGCCCTGCTGCTCGCCGAGCGCGGCGCCCGGGTCGCCGTGCTCGACCTCGCTCCCCAAGTGCCCGCCCCCATCAGGGGGTTCACCGTCGACCTCACCGATGACGCCGCCGTCCGCGCGGCCGTGACGGCCGCCGCCGAGGCCCTCGGCGGCCTTGACATCCTGGTCAACAACGCCGGCATCGGCGCCACCGGCACGGTCGAGGACAACCCCGACGCCCAGTGGCACGCCGTGCTGGACGTCAACCTCCTGGGCACCGTCCGCGCCACCCGCGCCGCCCTGCCCCACCTGCGGCGCTCCGTGCTGTCCCGTCCGGGGCGAACCGCGGCGATCGTCAACACCTGCTCGATCGCCGCCACCACCGGCCTGCCCCAGCGCGCCCTCTACTCGGCGAGCAAGGGCGCGCTGCTCGCCCTCACCCTGGCCATGGCCGCCGACCACGTCCGCGAGGGCATCCGGGTCAACTGCGTCAACCCCGGTACGGTGGACACCCCGTGGGTCGGCCGACTGCTCGACGCGGCCGAGGACCCGGCGGCCGAGCGCGCCGCGTTGAACGCCCGCCAGCCCACCGGCCGGCTGGTCACCGCCGAGGAGGTGGCCGCCGCGATCGCCTACCTCGCCTCCCCCGCCGCCGCGAGCGTCACCGGCACCGCCCTCGCCGTGGACGGCGGCATGGCCGGCCTCCGTCTCCGTCCGGCCGGCGCCTCGTGA
- a CDS encoding (Fe-S)-binding protein: protein MRVALFITCFNDTMFPGTGKAVVEVLERLGHTVDFPMEQTCCGQLHFNTGYRPEALPLVDRFTRAFAGYEAVVTPSASCAGMVREGHPLLAADHGTADLQRRVAELVPRVHEFTEFLTEVLGVTKVGASFPHTVAYHPTCHSLRGLHLGDRPERLLRAVAGLELVDMPAADSCCGFGGTFAVKNADTSAAMLADKAAAVRASGAEVLCAADNSCLLHIGGGLSRQGSPVRTMHLAEILAATEGGAR from the coding sequence ATGCGGGTCGCCCTGTTCATCACCTGTTTCAATGACACGATGTTCCCCGGTACCGGCAAGGCCGTGGTCGAGGTCCTCGAACGCCTCGGCCACACCGTCGACTTCCCGATGGAGCAGACCTGCTGCGGGCAACTGCACTTCAACACCGGCTACCGGCCCGAGGCCCTCCCGCTGGTCGACCGGTTCACCCGGGCCTTCGCCGGCTACGAGGCCGTGGTCACCCCCTCCGCCTCCTGCGCCGGGATGGTGCGGGAGGGCCACCCGCTGCTCGCCGCCGACCACGGCACGGCCGACCTCCAGCGCCGGGTCGCCGAACTCGTGCCCCGGGTGCACGAGTTCACCGAATTCCTGACCGAGGTGCTGGGCGTCACCAAGGTCGGCGCCTCCTTCCCGCACACCGTGGCCTACCACCCCACCTGCCACTCGCTCCGCGGCCTGCACCTGGGCGACCGGCCCGAACGGCTGCTGCGCGCGGTGGCCGGCCTGGAGCTGGTCGACATGCCCGCCGCCGACTCCTGCTGCGGCTTCGGCGGCACCTTCGCGGTCAAGAACGCCGACACCTCCGCCGCCATGCTGGCCGACAAGGCCGCCGCCGTCCGGGCGAGCGGCGCCGAGGTGCTCTGCGCCGCCGACAACTCCTGCCTGCTGCACATCGGCGGCGGCCTCTCCCGCCAGGGCAGCCCGGTGCGGACCATGCACCTGGCCGAGATCCTCGCCGCCACCGAGGGAGGTGCCCGATGA
- a CDS encoding DeoR/GlpR family DNA-binding transcription regulator yields the protein MSMHDRWTRLLAILGEQGALDVAEAAQQLGVSTATVRRDLDELARQQLLTRTRGGAVLSGVSYDLPLRYKTARQTDEKHHIAQAAARLLPPGSVVGLNGGTTTTAVAHELAVRPDLAEHGDGVALTVVTNAVNIANELAVRSYIKTVVTGGVVRPNSFELTGPMATAILHEISLDYAVLGVNAVEPKNGAAAHDEGEAGVNRALAERAEQVIVVADSTKLGRRAFAQVCPTESISTLITDKNAPDEIVEQFTARGVDVICA from the coding sequence ATGAGCATGCACGATCGGTGGACCCGCCTGCTCGCGATCCTGGGCGAGCAGGGCGCCCTGGACGTGGCCGAGGCCGCCCAGCAGCTCGGGGTGTCCACGGCGACCGTCCGCCGCGACCTCGACGAGCTCGCCCGTCAGCAGCTGCTCACCCGCACCCGCGGCGGCGCCGTGCTGAGCGGCGTCTCCTACGACCTGCCGCTGCGTTACAAGACCGCGCGCCAGACGGACGAGAAGCACCACATCGCGCAGGCCGCGGCCCGCCTGCTGCCGCCCGGCTCGGTGGTCGGCCTCAACGGCGGCACCACCACCACGGCCGTGGCGCACGAGCTGGCCGTCCGCCCCGACCTGGCCGAGCACGGCGACGGGGTGGCCCTGACCGTGGTGACCAACGCCGTCAACATCGCCAACGAGCTGGCCGTCCGCTCCTACATCAAGACGGTGGTCACCGGCGGCGTGGTGCGGCCCAACTCCTTCGAGCTGACCGGCCCGATGGCCACCGCCATCCTGCACGAGATCTCGCTCGACTACGCCGTGCTGGGCGTCAACGCGGTGGAGCCGAAGAACGGCGCCGCCGCCCACGACGAGGGCGAGGCCGGGGTCAACCGCGCGCTCGCCGAGCGGGCCGAGCAGGTGATCGTGGTGGCCGACTCCACCAAGCTGGGACGGCGGGCCTTCGCCCAGGTCTGCCCCACCGAGTCGATCTCCACCCTGATCACCGACAAGAACGCACCGGACGAGATCGTGGAGCAGTTCACCGCCCGCGGCGTGGACGTGATCTGCGCCTGA
- a CDS encoding DeoR/GlpR family DNA-binding transcription regulator — translation MKTQDRWLRLMDLLGDRGRIEVVEAARLLGVSAATVRRDLEELAGQRLLTRTHGGAVRAGVSYDLPLRYKATRRAAEKLRIAKAAAALVLPGSVVGLTGGTTTSEVARELATRPDLAEADGALTVVTNAIDIAGELAVRTHIRTVMTGGVARPASYELTGPLAAAVLEGLCLDYAVLGVNGLDPVVGASAVSEGEAGINRAMAVRAEKVIVVADSTKLGRRAFVTVSFPREIDVLVTDTEAPPELVAALTEQGVEVLCV, via the coding sequence GTGAAGACCCAGGACCGATGGCTCAGGCTGATGGATCTGCTCGGTGACCGGGGCCGGATCGAAGTGGTCGAGGCGGCCCGGCTGTTGGGGGTCTCCGCGGCGACGGTGCGGCGGGACCTGGAGGAGCTGGCCGGGCAGCGGCTGCTCACCCGGACGCACGGCGGCGCGGTCCGGGCCGGGGTCAGCTACGACCTGCCGCTGCGGTACAAGGCGACCCGGCGGGCGGCGGAGAAGCTGCGGATCGCCAAGGCCGCCGCAGCGCTGGTGCTGCCGGGCTCGGTGGTGGGGCTCACCGGCGGGACGACCACCTCCGAGGTGGCGCGCGAGCTGGCCACCCGCCCTGACCTCGCCGAGGCGGACGGGGCGCTGACGGTGGTGACCAACGCGATCGACATCGCCGGCGAGCTGGCGGTGCGCACCCACATCAGGACGGTGATGACCGGCGGCGTCGCGCGGCCGGCCTCCTACGAGCTGACCGGCCCGCTGGCGGCGGCCGTGCTGGAGGGGCTCTGCCTGGACTACGCCGTGCTCGGGGTGAACGGGCTCGACCCGGTGGTCGGCGCCTCGGCCGTCTCCGAGGGCGAGGCCGGGATCAACCGGGCGATGGCGGTGCGGGCCGAGAAGGTGATCGTGGTGGCCGACTCGACCAAGCTCGGCCGCCGGGCCTTCGTCACGGTGAGCTTCCCGCGCGAGATCGACGTGCTGGTCACCGACACCGAGGCACCGCCGGAGCTGGTGGCGGCCCTGACCGAGCAGGGGGTCGAGGTGCTCTGCGTCTGA
- a CDS encoding FadR/GntR family transcriptional regulator: MPVTDEAIEKIKAMIVSGELTPGARLPKEADLAERLGLSRNSLREAVKALSLIRVLDVRQGDGTYVTSLGPDMLLDTLGFVIDFHRDDTVLEFLEVRRILEPAAAAMAATAMTDEAIAELREVLDGLPAEATLAELIDNDLRFHRAIAAGSGNTVLCSLIDGLSGPTTRARIWRGATEEGAVERTREQHRAILDAIAARRPDLAQSWATVHVAGVEQWLRTTLGTGLTADPEPAS, encoded by the coding sequence GTGCCGGTCACCGACGAGGCGATCGAGAAGATCAAGGCCATGATCGTCAGCGGCGAGCTCACCCCGGGCGCCCGGCTGCCCAAGGAGGCCGACCTCGCCGAGCGGCTCGGGCTCTCCCGCAACTCGCTGCGCGAGGCGGTCAAGGCGCTCTCGCTGATCCGGGTGCTGGACGTGCGGCAGGGGGACGGCACCTACGTGACCAGCCTGGGTCCGGACATGCTCCTTGACACCCTCGGCTTCGTGATCGACTTCCACCGGGACGACACCGTCCTGGAGTTCCTGGAGGTCCGCCGCATCCTGGAGCCGGCCGCCGCCGCCATGGCGGCCACCGCCATGACCGACGAGGCCATCGCGGAGCTGCGCGAGGTGCTGGACGGCCTGCCGGCCGAGGCCACGCTGGCGGAGCTGATCGACAACGACCTGCGCTTCCACCGCGCGATCGCCGCCGGCTCCGGCAACACCGTGCTCTGCTCCCTGATCGACGGCCTCTCCGGCCCCACCACCCGGGCCCGGATCTGGCGCGGCGCCACCGAGGAGGGCGCGGTGGAGCGCACCCGCGAGCAGCACCGCGCCATCCTGGACGCGATCGCGGCCCGCCGACCCGACCTCGCCCAGTCCTGGGCCACCGTCCACGTGGCCGGCGTCGAGCAGTGGCTGCGCACCACCCTCGGCACCGGCCTCACCGCCGACCCAGAGCCCGCGTCCTGA
- a CDS encoding LutB/LldF family L-lactate oxidation iron-sulfur protein — protein sequence MNGRGVVWLGAPSFPVAAKQALADPQLRANLKRATTTIRDKRLAVAAELDDWEALRDAAAAIKKRTARHLDRYLLQLEESVTAAGGTVHWAADAGEANRIVTELVRATGETEVVKIKSMATQEIGLNEHLAVHGITAYETDLAELIVQLGDDRPSHILVPAIHKNRTEIRDLFAAEMAHWGRPAPEGLTDAPRELAEAARRHLREKFLTAKVAVSGANFACADTGTVVIVESEGNGRMCLTLPETLITVMGIEKVLPSWSELEVFLQLLPRSSTGERMNPYTSTFTGTTEGDGPSAFHLVLLDNGRTDTLADRVGRQVLACIRCSACLNVCPVYERTGGHAYGSVYPGPIGAVLTPQLVGPEHAASLPFASTLCGACYEACPVKIDIPRVLTHLRAEVVEAQGGRTAEALALKAAGKVLDSPHLFAAAQKAAALGGKALARKGRIGRLPGPAAGWSDTRDTPAPPAESFRSWWRKNKEDDR from the coding sequence ATGAACGGGCGCGGCGTGGTCTGGCTCGGTGCCCCGTCCTTCCCGGTGGCGGCGAAGCAGGCGCTGGCCGACCCCCAGCTGCGCGCCAACCTCAAGCGCGCCACCACCACGATCCGCGACAAGCGGCTGGCGGTGGCCGCCGAGCTCGACGACTGGGAGGCGCTCCGGGACGCCGCCGCCGCGATCAAGAAGCGCACCGCCCGCCATCTCGACCGCTACCTGCTCCAGTTGGAGGAGTCGGTCACGGCGGCGGGCGGCACGGTGCACTGGGCCGCCGACGCCGGCGAGGCCAACCGGATCGTCACGGAGCTGGTCCGCGCCACCGGCGAGACCGAGGTGGTGAAGATCAAGTCCATGGCCACCCAGGAGATCGGCCTCAACGAGCACCTCGCCGTACACGGCATCACCGCCTACGAGACCGACCTGGCCGAGCTGATCGTCCAGCTCGGTGACGACCGCCCCTCGCACATCCTGGTGCCGGCCATCCACAAGAACCGCACCGAGATCCGCGACCTCTTCGCCGCCGAGATGGCCCACTGGGGCCGCCCGGCCCCGGAGGGCCTGACCGACGCGCCGCGCGAACTCGCCGAGGCTGCCCGGCGACACCTTCGGGAGAAGTTCCTCACCGCCAAGGTGGCCGTCTCGGGCGCCAACTTCGCCTGCGCCGACACCGGCACGGTGGTGATCGTCGAATCCGAGGGCAACGGCCGGATGTGCCTGACGCTGCCCGAGACCCTGATCACCGTGATGGGCATCGAGAAGGTGCTGCCCAGCTGGTCCGAGCTGGAGGTCTTCCTCCAACTCCTCCCCCGCTCCTCCACCGGCGAGCGGATGAACCCCTACACCTCCACCTTCACCGGCACCACCGAGGGCGACGGCCCGTCCGCCTTCCACCTCGTGCTGCTCGACAACGGCCGCACCGACACCCTGGCCGACCGGGTCGGCCGCCAGGTGCTGGCCTGCATCCGCTGCTCGGCCTGCCTGAACGTCTGCCCGGTGTACGAGCGCACCGGTGGCCACGCGTACGGCTCGGTCTACCCGGGCCCGATCGGCGCCGTCCTCACCCCGCAGCTGGTCGGCCCCGAGCACGCCGCCTCGCTGCCCTTCGCCTCCACCCTCTGCGGCGCCTGTTACGAGGCCTGCCCGGTGAAGATCGACATCCCCCGGGTGCTAACCCACCTGCGGGCCGAGGTGGTCGAGGCCCAGGGCGGCCGGACGGCCGAGGCCCTGGCGTTGAAGGCCGCCGGCAAGGTGCTCGACTCCCCGCACCTGTTCGCCGCCGCCCAGAAGGCCGCCGCGCTCGGCGGCAAGGCCCTGGCCCGCAAGGGCAGGATCGGCCGGCTCCCGGGCCCGGCGGCCGGCTGGTCCGACACCCGCGACACCCCCGCGCCGCCCGCCGAGTCCTTCCGCAGCTGGTGGCGCAAGAACAAGGAGGACGACCGATGA